The genomic window GCGTGCTTTATGAGTGGAAGAGATTTGAAATtgttatataatataatttaaaattctattgcaaaaCTACTAACTGACAAAATGCTTTTGATGCTGACTGTACAAGTTTCGGATTTTGATTCTAATTTATAAACATATCAAATATCGAGTTAAGCCCACGTTGTACATTTCGTTTTCGACTGAGTATCAGTGAACTCACTGCGACTCACTTGATCGAACTcttagttgtttttgtttatatgctTAAATATTGTCTATGGAACAGCAGGTTcgttataaattaatataacattaatataaaaacaaacatgtCGATTACTTAAAGTATTATGAgaaagtaaattataaattgaaCAAATTAGGTATTAACACAATTGTTGTATCATTATCAAAATAGTTacgttttttaaataaaaaaagtttcctggcttaaataatttcaaacaTTGTGTCAGCTATGTATGATTTAATATTCTTTATGGCCTTGCAGTAACAAAGACAATTGACTTAGAAAGTGGATAAAGCTGCGGATGTAGGTGTAAAAAGTTTCTAATTTCAGAGGATCAAAAGTATACGAATGTGGGTAGCTATTTTGACTAGACTGTATTCCCAATTAAGATAGTGCCTCACATGATAGTTGCTTTAGCACAAAAGCAATGCGCACAGCATAGACAAAAAAGTCTCGTGATTGTAGAGTGGTTACCTTGGTTAAatgcttttttatttgaattcctCTTCCCCAAGTCTGTAGATAGACAATGAAATTACCTTTAGTCAAAGTTACAGAGTTTTCTTTGGCATAGTACAGTGTACAAGGATGTGTTCTCCGATGGGGTGAAATCGGGAAGGGAATTAAGGTCGGATAGGGTAAAACATTGAACAACTTCAGTTAGTGCGTCAATGGCAACTCACATTCAGGTATTACCTATTTCATCTATAAGCCGACCTGAGCAAAGGTCAGCAAGGCGGTGTATCGTTCTACCTTTGGCCGTATGCCTATATTTTGGTTTACTCTTAATATCTTCTTCGTCGTTCTCATTATCGTCCTCCCCTGTTGCGTCCCCGTCCTCGTTATCATCCTCGTTCTCATTGTCTGTTTTGTCATCGTCatcctcatcgtcatcgtcgtcttCGTCCCCgtcatcctcgtcctcatcaTTCTCTCCCTTGTTATCGTCGTTGTCATTGTCGTCCTCATCTTCTTCCTTGTCATCCTCATCTTCATCGTTCTCTtcgtcgtcctcgtcatcTCCATCATTATCCCCTTCGTCATTGTCATCGTCGTCGTTCTTATTATTATCTTCTTCTTCGTtttcgtcgtcgtcctcgttattatcttcatcttcatcgtCGTCGTTCTTATTATTATCTTCTTCttcatcgtcgtcgtccttATTATTATCTTcttcgtcatcgtcgtcgtccttATTATTATCTTcttcgtcatcgtcgtcgtccttATTATTATCTTCTTCGtcatcctcgtcgtcatcATTATTATCTTCTGCGTCATCCTCGTCCTTGTCGTCATCATTATTATCTTCTTCATCATCTTCGTCCTTGTCGTCCTCATTGTCATCTTCCCCGtcatcctcgtcgtcatcATTATCTTCTTCTTCATCTTCCTCTTCGTCATTCTCGTCGTCGTTATTGTCATCTTCATTATCGTCTTCGTCGTTCCCATTATCATCTTCTTCTTCGTCATCCTCTTCGTcctcattattattatcttcGTCATCCTCTTCGTcctcattattattatcttcGTCATCCCCGTCGTCCCCATtttcatcatcttcatcatccTCGTCTTCGTCAGCCCTATCAGTACCTTTCTCCCCCGTTTCATCTTCGTTATCCCCATTTTCATCGTCATCAGTGTCCCGTCCTTTCTTATGTAATCTTTCATTGCGAATCGAATTCTGCAGACGCTTTAATCTTTCTCGTTTATCCTCATCGCTTTCTTTGGGATAGCgcaatttaacaattttttcatTACTGTCGCCGTCATCATTGCCTATATAAGAAATTATCATTACGTTTTGtacttttaatttaagcaAGAAACGGGTTCATGATATTggttttgtagttttttaaGATTTATGGAATCCTTTTTAGTGTTAAATGACTTTGTGTCAAAAGTTTGGCTTATGAGCGTGTGTTATAAAGCATAAACACGTTTAAAAAAAGGACGCTTACTCTTTTGATTGACTAACCACTGCAGCAcacgattttcatttttgagaTTACCTGAGGAAAAAAAGACTGTTAGTTCCGGTGCACTAATATAGAAAAGACCAGCAACCTACCATCATACATAATCGGGACGCCGGTCTCGTAGTAGACCAAAGctggaaatgcaaaaatgccaATTTCATGAGCCAGCTTAACATCATTGGACTTGACAAATTGTATTCCGTGCTTGTCGGTGTCATCGTCGATGTTTTCCAACTCCTCCAAGATGTCAGAACACGATTCGCATTCATCGTCATCTGTTGTTGTTCAAATAACGAATGTCAATCGAACATTCAATTCAGATTAATGAATAATAAACTTACAGAAGAACACAGCCAGGTGCTCAACATCGTTGATCAGAACTTGCAGGGTTTTACGATCGACAGATTCAATGACATCAGCTGTAGACTCGTGCAAATCAATAACCCACTCAAGAATTTCCTCTTCCTTCATCAGGTCACCTTAAAacatatattcaaaatataaaccTTGGTATATAATGTCTCCATCATGAATGCATCAGATCTTACCGGTGTAAATTGTTCTAAACTTATGTCTATAAAATGCAAGTGCCGGCAGACCAGGCAGGTCGTACTCCTTATCAATATCATCGTCGGATGTCTTTACAAAGTCAATGTCTTTTTCCTCGCATTCGTCATCGATGTTCTCCAGCTCGTTAAGGATCTTCTGTGCTTTCTTATCGCCCTCAGCGTCTGCAGAAAAAGAGTTTAATGACAATTCCTTTACAACATTCCTTTTGAAGTTGTCTTACAGAAGAATACGACGACGTGATCGTTTTCAGCCAAGATCTTATCCAACATCTTCACATTCACCTCCTCAATTTTTCCGGGAATTTCAAGGGTCTCGTCGTCAGTTATCCAGGCCAACacctcgtcctcgtcgtctAGATCTCCGGTGAAATGGAGTGGATCACGGTTTCTAAAGAACACCAGGCGTGGATAGGTCTTGACATTGTATTTCTTAGCGATTCCGGTATCCTCAGTGGTAACAAAAATGATGCCAGCTTCATCCAATTCATCGTCGATGCTTTCCAGGGCGTTGAGAGTGTGTTCACAGGTCTCTCCGGGTTCGCAGGGACCCGTGAAGAAGACGACAACATACTCGTGTTCGTTGATCAGATTGACTAGGATCTCATCGGTAACCTCCTCGATAGTAGCTGTCTTTTTCTGGACAAGAAGCCACTCGAGCACCTCATCCTCGTTCATCAGATCGCCTTCATAAAGAGCCGGGATCTTGTTTTCGAAGTAGATAAGGGCAGGCAAATGATCGAGACCGTATTCCTTGGCTTCAGCAGCGTTATCAATGCGGACGATGACAATACCCTCCTTCTCCAGTTCATCATCGATGTTTTCCAGTTCGTTTAGGATGCGCATATCCTGCTTATCGTCCTTGTCGTCTGTGGGCGAATGTTAATGATTGCTATTGCTATAAACATATGTACTTTATCGGTGTGGCCTACTCACAGAATATAACCGCTAAGTGCTCGGTGTTCTCGACCAACTTGTCCTTCATCTCATCGGTGACCTCGGGAATTTCGGAATAGCGCTTCTGGTGCACCAACCAGCCAAGCAGCTCATCTTCTTTCATCAGATCACCCTCGTAGATGTGTGGAATTCCACGTTCGAAGAGTACAATCGATGGTATCTCATCGATACCCCATTCTTTTGCCTCCTTGTCATCATCGATCTTGACAAAGGCAATATCGTTCTGATCGCACTCATCGTCGATGTTTTCCAGTTCTGCGAGGATCTTCTGTGACTTTTTCTGGTCTTTGTCGtctggcaaaaagttttcatgcgttaatttaataattgtatGTAACCTTTTGGCGGCTATTAAATTAACTGATAAACAAACTGTTCTTTTGCTCAACTTGTAACGTAAAACCTACAATCTATACTACTTTCCTAACGGTTTTCCAGATTAACCCTTACAAAAAAGGGTCTACTAGTTATTGTTTAGTTATAAATTAATACGTTTTTTAAGCGCTTTTGAAAGTTACTACTAAAAAGCAGGGTTAATGTTACGATTGCAGTCACCCCAGAAGTACAACACCAATTCAACTGTACAATATCAACAGAGATAAGAAGTGGAGTGCGCAAGCGTCCTGGCACAAAGTTGCAGGGTCCTGAAATAACTTACAGAAAAGAACAGCAACATGGGGCATTTTCTCAATAATTAAATCCAACATTTCGTCGGTGATGTCCTCGATTTGATCGGAACTCGTTTGGTCTGTTAGCCATTTTAGAAGCTTCTCCTCGTCCTCCAGATTGCCCTCGTAAATAGTTGGAATGCCTTTTTCAAAGTATATCAGTTTAGGAACTTTATTGATGCCATATTCAACGGCCTCCTCGGGATTGTCGATCTTCACGAATGTAATGCCCAATGCGTCGCACTCGTCGTCAATGTTTTCCAGCTCCTCGAGTACTTTCTGGGACTTCTTGTCGTTGTTGTCGTCTGGAAAACAGCTTATGAGCAAATATGTTCTCCACCTTATGCGCAATGAGGGGAACGGGGTTTCAATATTTACAGAACAGCACGGCAATGACGCGTCCTTCTTTGATCATTGTATCGAGCATTTCGTCGGTGACGTCCTCGATCTCATCCCGTTCCAACTGTCCCAACAACCATTTCAGAATCTGCTCCTCGTCCATGAGATCGCCGTCGTACACATTCGGAATTTCTTTTTCAAAGTAAACAATGGCCGGAATCTGCAGATCGAATTATGTTATTCGTGTCAAAGACGTATCAATCTCCAGCTCGCTGGCTTCCTACCGAATCGATTCCGTAATCGCCTGCAGCCTTCGTATCATCGATTTTCACAAACTGAATGCCATGCTTGTCGCAGTCGTCGTCGATTTGCTCCAACTCCTCCAGCACGGTCATCGAATCGTCGTTTCCATGATCATCTGCAGCAGATTAATGTCAGTCGATTATCGCAGTCGTGTCTCGCTAAAAGTCTCATTCATCTACATACAAAATAGCACGACCAGGTTGTCGATATTGCTGATCAGCGTAGACAGAGTCTTCGAAGTGACGTCTTCAATCACATCATCCTCATCGCCCGTCGACTTATTCTGCACCAACCATTCCAAGACGTCCTCCTCTCGCTGAAGTTCACCTGGAGACACAGTTCGATATTAGCGAAATGAATACCGAGCTCAGCATAGGATTGATGTGTTTGATTGCTTGTTCTGAGTTTGATTTGAGTGGTGGTGCAGGTTTCAAGAGAATGTGGCTTGGGATGGAGGTATGTACCTTCGTATATGATTGGAGTCTGGTGGCGGTAATAGACCAAGGCTGGCAGGTTGCCTAGATTGTATTCGTCGGCCAATGCCTCGTCGTGTATCTTCACAAACCCGATGCCCAGCTGGTCAGCTTCGTCGTCAATATTCTCCAGCTCCTGCAAGGCCTTGGCGCACTTGCGGCATTGCTGTTTGTCTGGCGTTGGCGGATTGGTTGGATTGTTTCATAGAATCAGGCAAACATACAAAATTAGGGCCATCCGACAGAGGGGAAACGTCTCGATAAGCAAGGAGTGGAGTACAGTACAACAGGGTAGGGTCTGGTGTTGGTATGGTGGTATTATAATGCACGGAAAGAAAGAACATTCAGGGATTATGTTTCGTGCGGCCGTAAGTGGGGGTTATGCTGGAGCCATCTCAGACATAGAAGAGTGCATGCAAGGTCCATGGAATTCCACATAACTCTACGGTTACCCATTCTCTGCAAGGCGATTCGTTTATTTACACAATTTGTTTACAACATCCCTGTCGGTCTGCGTGCAACCTGTTGCAATGTGCTTGTCTTGGTAGAGGAAATACATATCAGCGTGGTTAAAGAAAGACGAAAAGCTTTCTCATTGCCTTTATTTTTCCTCTATTTCATTGCGTCGGGCTTGCCACATTCGTAAATGTGTTTTCAGCAAGCTTTCGCTTTTCTGGCGgacgctgcgtatacgtaatatttatttctgttgACTGGCCACATGTTTATGGCAACCTATAGTCGCACCTTTCCGAATGCAGTTAGCTGGCGGCAGTGCCCAAAATGACACGCCTTCAAAAGCCATTACCCCGACCAAAAAATATGTCTCTAATTTTCCCAATCAACGCGACTTATTCATAGCAGCTGTTTGAGTGGGTGTCGCCAAGGTGACAAGgccaacgcacacacactcgctcGCGAAAATTCTTCATAATTTACTGCAcaatgcaaaatgtttgcaaaaaCGTATTTGTGATAAATCTAGAAAATCAGACATGTTTGTGAGGCTCCAACTTTCTCACTGACCAATTTATGGCCCTGCCGCAGAAATGGGCAAATGTTGCACTTAACTAAAAATAACTATAAATAGTGCAAGTCAGTCGGGGAAGAGCCGGGCGGCACACACAGTTATAGAGCTGCAGTATAGGACGGCAATACCTATATAGGTATTCGTATATTATGTAAATCAGCATTTGGCTGCGACAACTGAAGATCTGCCCATAACCATGCACTGCCGGCTCGTGTGCGccatgctgatgctgatgtaTTGCTGAAtgcaaaagcaattaaaagcgCTGTCTGTCTGCAACCTCTGATGGATTCAAACTCAATTGCAGGGGGGAATGGTCAGGGGCGCAGTGAAGGGGCGGCACAATGGGCCACGATTTCTTGTCTTGTCTCACCTACATGCTGTTCTTCGCATCTATGCATTAGAAAAGgcgttttgtgttttgttttttgtatgctGTCTGCGTTTGATAAAAATACCTATGGATAGTGAGCGGATGCTACAGAAATGTTCTTCTGAATTCACACACTTGCCATGTGAGAGTGGCTATAGTTAGTTGTTTCAGaattaagcaaaaataacagcagcagcagcaagagcagCGAAAAATCATTTTGTTGGCCCACCAACTGCTTgagttttctatttttaacaCTAAAATTGTAGGTGGCTGTGTCGGAAAGAGACGGATGGCCACGAATACTTTGTTGTTGGCTAAGACATCACCGTGTGTCTATGTACGTGGTATATATACCACATCTGCAAGTATTGAATTTATAAGCATAAATTCTATAGGTAAATTCCTGCCTTTCTCCATAACTCACGCAAGGCCACCCTACACTCGGATATCGTCTCTGAGGAGATTCTGTCAGATTACGATTTCTAAACTGATCCAACTTCAATAGCTAAGTGCGAATACCGAATTTCCATTCAACTAGTCGCCGAATTGTCCAAATCACAGGATTTGGGATTGGGTTGTGATTTGGAGGAAGAAGGAGAAGAGTTGTGCCGACAAAAACATAATCTGGCGCCGAGCCCAGACATTCATCTGCATTGATTCTGTTgtaatgtttattattatacgtatacgtaatatatGTGTCTCCCTTGGTCGATAGCAAACGCTAAAATGAGATATCTTGTTTTTCTAAAAGATTACTGAGAATTACTACAGTGGTGATTGTGTCTATTTTAGAATGTGTCCTTTACCCGGGGCATCGACTTTAACTTGGCTGCCGGAGAGATTAAAGATTTCCCAGTCAAGATTGAAAAAAATTAGTTGGTTCCAAGCAAATTGGTGCAATATCAACTTGAACCTCCCAAGCGTTTCATCTTAGCAAGCACCAACACACTGAATTATTCGGTTAATTGGGTTATACAGCCAAttataaattacatatttacatgTCGGATAGTGGGCATTGCGAAATAATCTTTTCAAGTCAACTTTGGTATTACTGGAATCAGGAAAATTACGGTGGAGTAGGGTAAAACAGAAATTAATATGGGGGAAACGAAGTTTCGAAGTTGGTAATTATAAGGAGCAAGATAGAAGGTTCCCAGTATCTTTCAACTTACCCATAACCCTGGGCGGGCATGTTTCATGATCTGGACCTGAAGTCGTTTGATAAAATAGATATTGGATTGATAAATTGTCCTTTTGTACTTTGGCTCAAGGGTTCGAAACACCGCCGAAAgagatattattattatatagaGAGTTATATTAAATGTTAAGTATGCTGCCACGTAGATTCGGTTAGTCACAAGTAATATACGTATTTATAGAGAGAATATACAGAATAGGTACATTTGGTAGTAGTCTATACCTAGCTGTATGATTTTTAGTCACAAGAGAGCTAAACTGTTTGTGTTCGCTAAAAACTGCAACTGCTTTGAAAAAGAACATCATCAATTAAAGTCTCCAACATAGGAGTTTCCGGAGTGCTAAACGTTTGAAGAACTATGTGCTATGGTTAAGTCATTCACACTTACAGAATAGAACGGCTACAAAGTCGGTGTCCTCGATAATCTTCTGCAATATCTTGGCATTGACCTCCTCGATGCGATCGGGCAAGTCCATGGCCTCCAAGGAGGTGAGGAAATCGAGCACTCCTTCCTCGTCCATAAGATCGCCATCATATATGATGGGCTCCTTCTCCCTGCGGTTTTCGGGATTTATATTCGATTAGGTCTTGTATCTTATGCCCGATGGGAAGGTACCTACCTAAAGTAGGTGAGGGCGGGGAAGTTCTTGATGCCATACTGTTTGGCAAGTCGTTTGTCGTTGATTTTTACAAAGTCCACACCAAAGGAGTCGGTGTCATCGTCGATTTTCTCGAGCTCCGCTAGGACCTTATCACAGGTCACGCAGCTTCGCGCATCTGAAATCGTAGAAACCGAGCATGTTAGTACCCAAGATCGACTATTGATACCAGCAGCGATAACTAAATTCGCATTCGAATTGAAAACCCAAAGGCCTGGCCGAAGTGGAGCTAAATGCCGCAAAGATTATTCATTCGTATAGTAGATGCAGGATGCATCATCAGACCGTTCAGTTGAAAATAAGCCTGAATGAATGAGTGAAATGACAGCAGCGCCAGGCCAATTCTGTGCTATTAATGCGGCAGCAACTGCCAACAAATATGCtgaaatttctaaattaattCATAAAATTCATGCGGCCACTCACTATTAGGGAAATGAATTGCAGCACACAAAAGACCACCGTTGGCCCACGTCTCTACAAACGTTCTGGTTGGTTAAACGGCAGACCAGAGTGCAAAATCGAAATCATTAATATATCGCCGAGTAAACAGCCATTTCAATTGTTTGGAAATccgttcaaaataaattttcacaGCTTGGAAAGTAATCGCGAGTTGGTTCAATCTGCCCCCTGCTATCGGCACctaatgtttttatttacgaGCTCCAACACTAAGATGTTTCCTGTGTATACAGGAAAATCCACTGCAggatttttgatttaaaatcaaaatcaacatAAATAACGTTTAGTTGAAACAATAAACACATTTAGCTTATCGATAGATCTCGTTTACATATTGAGCTATCTGCGATGTGATGGCCAAAACCATGCAATTGGCGTAGATTTTCCATGATTATTTAGATTGTCAGCCAGCGTCATTGGACCTGAGGCTTTTggacttaaaatattttcattgtcAACGATTATTTTTGGAATTGCCGCCAATGCTAATGAAACACATCGGGAGGTATATAAAATAGAATATTACAATCCGAAGACCACTTTCGTGCTTATTAACTTTGACATTGGGGAGCAGCGCATTAAGGCCAAATCTATTTGTAAGATGATTTAAGATATTTAGCAAGAGTTTTATAAATAAGCCAATGTTTAACTCGAACGGGAACCATTTTTATGTAACCCAAAGATAGGTGACCAATGTAAGCAATTGGCTGAGTtgattgaaaataaatgtaaaaggGCAGGAAATCTGCTGCCAACTGGAAGGAAATGAAAGTCTGCTTACGAGGTACATTTTGTGCCAAAATTTTGCGCCAAAATAGActaaaaaaccgaaaatataaaGAGCTACAAAGACGAcggcaacgacaacgacaacgaggATTTCTCACAGCCAGAGAGATTTCTCTACTCATAAACAGATCGCAAAGATAGcgcagaaatgaaaaatatatcgAAAAGGGAAGGCAGCACAGACTACTGGCACTCGGGGAGGAAAtaaagaaatagaaaaaaaaaattaaccgAATGAAAATCGCGGACATTTCGAGCAACGaatttttcacatattttcatttgtatGTGAATTTTTAGAATTTTCACTAGcgaaaatttatataatatgGCTTCTGTTACTATTTCGAGTCCGGTCCGGTCCGGTCTGGCAACAAGTGAGCGGTGCCCGGACGGACGATGCCCCCCGGAGCATGTTCACACCCCATCCACTTACACCAAAAGACGGCCACGTAATCCTTGTCGGCCAGGagcttctccagctgcttgGCATTGACCTCCTCGATGACGGCCTCCGGTTCCGGAGGCGCCACTGGCTGCGAGCCCTTCTTGCTGTTGCCTGCTGCGCCACTCACATATCCGGGAAAACTCAGGGCCAGCAGAGCACACACGAGCAGCGAGAGAGTCTTGAGGCGGGTGATAATCATCCTGCGATTGGTGGTTACGGTTGTGATGTTCTTTAGGACCTTAACGCGAACATGCGTGCGCGTGCCTGCTCGTTTTGGTGTGTTCTACAGTTTATAGTGTTACAATTGTATAATTGATTCGTTATTGTCGTTTCGGGTCttcgttattaaaatttgtattccTTTGAGAATCGGGCACTATTTTTAGTTGATAATGGTGTTTCTTCTTtcgcaatttattttatgtataacaacattttgttcactgatacatatatgtatacggTGCTCGTATATGCTCAGGCGATATATATGTGGGGTATATACGAGAATAATTAGATTATATATGTGGCTTCTTGCTTCTATTAATTGAACGTTTTCCGCGGACTGTACTGTTTGCTCTTCAGATTTTGTTCCACTCCGTGCAGAGGTCCGCTCGCAACTGAAAGTATTTTGGTGGAATCTCGGTGCCATTCAAGGGGCCTTGTCCGAGCTTtcgggatggggatggggatcggGATCGTGGTCTTCGTGCTTTTCCGCTGCCTGTCCGCTCCGCCGAAAAGCTTACGAGGCGAGCGCAGGAGCGTCAATCGGGCCTATGTTATAAAAAATAagataaaattaaatatgtgAGACGTGGGAGGAGTGTGGTGAAATTCCGAAGAGCGAGAGTTTCCCTTTCCGATTGCAGTTCTCTGTTTATGCACTCCGGTGCAAACAAGCAACAGACTGCGAATGGTCCTATGAAAACAAACTTGGAGAATCGGTTTCTTGAAGCGCTACAATCCGCATCATTTTGTTTGGGATGGGAGATGCACGTGATACAATTCTGCCGTTGGTAAAACATAAGCTGGTAATAATAAGCTGCGAGCTGAAATTTTTGTCACTGAATCTAACTTTTTAACTTTGAATTTAACTTTTACTGTTGTCTTGTGCGTAGGATCCAGAATTTCTAATATTCGTATTTCCACGACTGCAAGTTAACATTGATGTTAACAAACACAACTTCTTCTTGCATGGTGCGCTGCAAACTTTAACACTAACATGATTTtcactaaatatttaattcattcATAATTCAATTGTATATCGCTTGcctttcctttttatttattccaattgttgaaattatgaaattaattCCTTTCGATGCCCTGTAATACGCAGGTCTTTTTACAATCTCTTTAAATCTCTGTTCTTTAATAAGAAAAAGGGATTTTAGGGGTCAAATGTACAAATCCATATTGACGTTTctttttctaaaaaaaaaaataagagggTCATTTAGTatttcaacaataaatttacaaTTCGTTTTTATCTAAAGCGGtcaatttttttcacttatttaGTTAAAATAGTATAATATTTAGTTGTTTTATTAGTTATAGACAAAATATTATCAGTAACTAAATCTTTCAAAATCAATCATCCAAAGCCAATTAAGCCAACTGTTTTTAGTTTCATCGCGtctatttactttaaaaaaatttgcaCGTAAATGCAATAATAACTAAATGTTcgtattaataaattaaatcttaaTAATTGCCGTGACAACTtttttgtatgtataaaaTGGCCGTAGCAATCTTCTATAACAACTTTTTTTTGTCCCTTTTGTGGGACAAACAAAGACAAATATGGtttcttaatttttaaaaaacaatatcaCCGCCAATTGGAGTTATCGATAGCTGTCATCGGCCAGCTGACAGTCCAGACAGTACCTATCGATAATATGCAGTCGAGCGAGATTTACGAATATGTGAGCACACACTTTAGTTTTTCGTTAGGAACGGTACGCTTGTTCTGTCGCGCACCAAATATTTTCGGCcccaatgcaaatgcaaacgcTTTTACGGCGTGTGTAGTGCATTCAAAATTATCAGATACCCGACGGTGTCCACAGTTTCCAGAGAAGTGTCCGAGGAATCGATGCATTCAGCGGAAACGGAAGAAACTCGCGCCTGGGTGGACAAAATTTGATCTTTGACGCGGTTTAAATAAAGGTAACCCCGCCATCCATGAATAAAAACCACTCTTCCCACGGGTGCTTCCGCGATTGGGCCACAATGTGGGTGCTGTGGCCAATTCACCTTGAACCCAGCATTGCAGAAGGGGCCGCATACCAAATCCAATTGCCTGCGCTTGTGTGTATACCTGCGCCCCTTCCGCATGTGTGTGCATAAACATTGACGCCCACCCACCCGATAAACAGCTGTTGGTCCGATTGCCGTCCGCTTCTCTAGGTTATTAAGGCGGCCGAGGCATATAAGGGTAAGGCAAAGGGGCCCTTCATACTGAGGCAGTTCTTTTCGCGCTATGGGCGTAGGCTTGCCAGGGTGCGGGACCGTGGCTGTGGCAAGGCGAAGGTGAAAGTCATCAGCTGATATCGCCCTGCTGCCTGCAAAACCCGTTATGCACAGCAGCTGTTCGACGCCGACTGTGTAGTATGTGGGGCAAAATCCCATCCGCGAACTCACGACGTGGGTTTGGTGGGGCCTACTCCCCAGTTATATCCGGATAGCGGGCACCTCGCTATCGCAGGCCGATGTAAATTAGAGGCTTTCGCGCCGCAGCTGTAAGACCTAATTGAAGATTTCTTTGTTCGTTCGCAGGCTGCACGACACTTCGAGGGCTTTTATGTGATTATTACTATGAAATTGGATGAAATAGTTGCATGGTAAGCGAACAATGCTCCATTACTCTCCGGACTATTTAATTCTtcgcttttgcatttttgtagGTACCAGAAGAGAATCGGCACCTATGACAAGCAAGAATGGGAAAAGACCGTCGAACAGAAGATCTTGGATGGCTTCAATAAtgtcaatttaaaaaacacaaagcTAAAGACGGATCTAATAGATGTGGACTTGGTGCGAGGCAAGTTTTACCCGACACCCTAAAAATGGTCCcaacaattaaacaattttttttaggTTCCACCTTCCCCAAGGCCAAGCCCAAGCAGTCGCTACTTACCGTGATACGCCTAGCCATTCTGCGCTATGTACTGCTGCCCCTTTATGCCCAGTGGTGGGTCAAGCAGACCACGCCCAACGCATTCGGCTTCATCCTGGTCCTCTACCTCACACAGTTGTCCAACTGGGCTATCTACGTTCTCCA from Drosophila yakuba strain Tai18E2 chromosome 2L, Prin_Dyak_Tai18E2_2.1, whole genome shotgun sequence includes these protein-coding regions:
- the LOC6528316 gene encoding uncharacterized protein LOC6528316 isoform X5, which encodes MIITRLKTLSLLVCALLALSFPGYVSGAAGNSKKGSQPVAPPEPEAVIEEVNAKQLEKLLADKDYVAVFWYARSCVTCDKVLAELEKIDDDTDSFGVDFVKINDKRLAKQYGIKNFPALTYFREKEPIIYDGDLMDEEGVLDFLTSLEAMDLPDRIEEVNAKILQKIIEDTDFVAVLFYKQQCRKCAKALQELENIDDEADQLGIGFVKIHDEALADEYNLGNLPALVYYRHQTPIIYEGELQREEDVLEWLVQNKSTGDEDDVIEDVTSKTLSTLISNIDNLVVLFYDHGNDDSMTVLEELEQIDDDCDKHGIQFVKIDDTKAAGDYGIDSIPAIVYFEKEIPNVYDGDLMDEEQILKWLLGQLERDEIEDVTDEMLDTMIKEGRVIAVLFYDNNDKKSQKVLEELENIDDECDALGITFVKIDNPEEAVEYGINKVPKLIYFEKGIPTIYEGNLEDEEKLLKWLTDQTSSDQIEDITDEMLDLIIEKMPHVAVLFYDKDQKKSQKILAELENIDDECDQNDIAFVKIDDDKEAKEWGIDEIPSIVLFERGIPHIYEGDLMKEDELLGWLVHQKRYSEIPEVTDEMKDKLVENTEHLAVIFYDKDDKQDMRILNELENIDDELEKEGIVIVRIDNAAEAKEYGLDHLPALIYFENKIPALYEGDLMNEDEVLEWLLVQKKTATIEEVTDEILVNLINEHEYVVVFFTGPCEPGETCEHTLNALESIDDELDEAGIIFVTTEDTGIAKKYNVKTYPRLVFFRNRDPLHFTGDLDDEDEVLAWITDDETLEIPGKIEEVNVKMLDKILAENDHVVVFFYAEGDKKAQKILNELENIDDECEEKDIDFVKTSDDDIDKEYDLPGLPALAFYRHKFRTIYTGDLMKEEEILEWVIDLHESTADVIESVDRKTLQVLINDVEHLAVFFYDDECESCSDILEELENIDDDTDKHGIQFVKSNDVKLAHEIGIFAFPALVYYETGVPIMYDGNIASNQDVFNWILEQKADQSIQLINRDQLFEYIGTKDFLAVVFYKEDDPDSPRVLRHIELIDDEAAEYGIYIVKMHDKLMAKKYGFRNPPGLTYFRKGKYINYDGDIDDEEEVLDWLTSPANMEMTDHIEQVNRKMFEKIRKNSDYVAVIFYSDECKQCPRVLAEVEHIDDEADKAGIDFVKIDDKQMAKEYGVFALPAIVFFKPTSKEPVIYAGDLYEEEQILTWLITQKDPSGDVIEDLEGERLVHLIEESGSIAVYFYADGCEQCTKVLEELENIDDDCDKHGITFVKTRDFSVADGYGVHEYPALVYFEGGIPNVFEGELSEEEEVLQWLITQKTEDRIELITRQMLETMVEETQYLAVYFLPPERNGKQPAFCRSFCSPSSLKESNLTTTKSTKHSSSQFVQNYISRKRKRIEKQDKINCNICDQILEGLELIDDECDVFGIHMVKIQDPQLAKRYSIKTFPALVYFRNGNPLLFEGDLQNEQSVLEWLIDDDNRELADEIEEVNERMLDRLMAESTLLVVFFYDDDCAECEEILEELEEIDGEADMFGIDFVKIASIQAAKKYEIVNIPSLVYFRKQVPVLYDGDLHQHDKVITWLTSQDVFEIKNEIEEVNRKMLDKLLEENEFLAVFFYEHNQPDSTAALEKLENIDSETDNLDITFVKMADSRYAKKWGVTKLPAMVYFRRRFPSIYRGDLLSEDEVLEWLRKNRFRQPELNIFMYALIALAVAFVVYTAFLLQCFKPAPPPPVQHPKQS